The Bosea sp. AS-1 genome contains a region encoding:
- a CDS encoding helix-turn-helix domain-containing protein, with amino-acid sequence MEFAIGELARRSGVKVPTIRYYEQVGLLPAPPRTQGQQRRYDESHASRLVFVRYARELGFEVEAIRELLAMSAKPEQSCAEVDEIARRHIAESDQRVEHLSKLRAELMRTVEECERGRVRECRVIGTLAEGRHDRAAPIERSASRPLRAAAGRRTRRGTPPR; translated from the coding sequence ATGGAGTTCGCGATCGGGGAGCTAGCGCGGCGTTCGGGCGTCAAGGTGCCAACGATCCGCTACTACGAGCAGGTCGGCTTGCTGCCCGCGCCGCCGCGCACGCAAGGCCAGCAGCGGCGGTACGACGAGAGCCACGCGTCGCGGCTCGTCTTCGTGCGCTACGCCCGCGAGCTTGGATTCGAAGTCGAGGCCATCCGCGAATTGCTGGCGATGAGCGCGAAGCCGGAGCAGTCTTGCGCCGAGGTCGACGAGATAGCACGGCGACATATCGCCGAGAGCGACCAGCGCGTAGAACACTTGTCGAAACTGCGCGCGGAGCTGATGCGCACGGTGGAGGAGTGCGAACGGGGGCGGGTGCGGGAGTGCCGTGTCATCGGGACGCTGGCCGAAGGCCGTCACGACCGCGCTGCGCCGATCGAGCGGTCGGCGTCAAGGCCGTTGCGCGCAGCGGCGGGGAGACGGACGCGGCGAGGAACACCTCCCCGATAG
- a CDS encoding PAS domain S-box protein: MTDEQPQSSQQGLPRPGADRQAAEAAAWLSAVVENSDDAILSKTLDGVIMTWNRGAERMFGFSANEAVGRSITMIIPDDRLAEETEILHRLRAGERIEHFETVRRRKDGELIDISLTVSPVRNAAGEILGASKIARDISVQKRAFAQQNLLLREMNHHIKNLFSLTAALVGLSARATKGGEALAADLSERLRALARAHALTMPELSEDATGASATTFVALLEAVLAPHASDGDPRFAISGSDAPLSGNALTSAALLLHELATNAAKYGALSVPEGRLRIELSTQGDSLRVQ, translated from the coding sequence ATGACCGACGAACAACCGCAAAGTAGTCAGCAAGGCCTGCCCAGGCCTGGAGCCGATCGTCAGGCAGCCGAGGCGGCCGCGTGGCTGTCCGCCGTCGTGGAGAACTCGGACGATGCGATCCTGAGCAAGACGCTCGACGGCGTCATCATGACGTGGAATCGCGGCGCCGAGCGCATGTTCGGCTTCAGCGCGAACGAGGCGGTCGGCCGGTCGATCACGATGATCATTCCCGACGACAGGCTGGCGGAGGAGACGGAGATCCTGCACCGCCTGCGCGCCGGCGAGCGCATCGAGCACTTCGAGACGGTCCGCCGCCGCAAGGACGGCGAACTCATCGACATCTCGCTCACCGTGTCCCCGGTGCGGAACGCGGCGGGCGAGATTCTCGGCGCCTCGAAGATCGCGCGCGACATCAGTGTGCAGAAGCGCGCCTTCGCCCAGCAGAACCTGCTGCTGCGCGAGATGAACCACCACATCAAGAACCTGTTCAGCCTTACCGCGGCGCTTGTCGGGCTCAGCGCCCGCGCGACCAAAGGCGGGGAGGCCCTCGCGGCCGACCTGTCCGAGCGCCTTCGCGCCCTCGCGCGGGCCCACGCGCTGACAATGCCGGAGCTCTCCGAAGACGCCACGGGCGCGAGCGCCACGACGTTCGTGGCACTGCTCGAGGCCGTCCTCGCGCCGCACGCGAGCGACGGGGATCCCCGCTTTGCCATCAGTGGGAGCGACGCGCCGCTCTCGGGCAACGCCCTGACGTCCGCGGCGCTGCTGCTGCACGAGCTCGCCACCAACGCAGCCAAGTACGGCGCGCTCTCCGTGCCGGAGGGCCGGCTGCGCATCGAGTTGAGCACGCAAGGGGACAGCCTGCGCGTGCAGTAG
- a CDS encoding acyl-homoserine-lactone synthase, which yields MLLVIPGSDVSRHAALMDRAFRFRHAVFVEEKGWEDLRQPDGLERDRFDDAHAVHQLCVRGDEIVGYQRLLPTTRPHLLTDVLGDLCRRRPPRGPRVFEWTRFCVARGHREMRPCGESPFLELAQGVVEWGMASKVDTVTVAIDWRLMVIAMQLRFFVRPLGFPKRIGRDEVVALRMSFNRETLDAIQAARGTGEPVLAEAA from the coding sequence ATGCTCTTGGTCATCCCTGGCTCGGACGTCAGCCGCCACGCGGCGCTGATGGACCGGGCCTTCCGCTTCCGCCACGCGGTGTTCGTCGAGGAGAAGGGCTGGGAGGACCTGCGCCAACCTGACGGGCTCGAGCGCGACAGGTTCGACGACGCGCACGCGGTCCACCAGCTCTGCGTGCGCGGCGACGAGATCGTCGGCTACCAGCGCCTGCTGCCGACGACGCGCCCGCATCTGCTGACAGACGTGCTGGGAGATCTGTGCCGGCGGCGCCCGCCGCGCGGCCCGCGCGTCTTCGAGTGGACGCGCTTCTGCGTCGCGCGCGGGCACCGCGAGATGCGACCGTGCGGCGAGAGCCCCTTTCTCGAGCTCGCCCAGGGCGTCGTCGAGTGGGGGATGGCGAGCAAGGTCGACACGGTCACGGTCGCGATCGACTGGCGGCTGATGGTGATCGCCATGCAGCTGCGCTTCTTCGTCCGGCCGCTCGGATTCCCGAAGCGCATCGGCCGCGACGAGGTGGTCGCGCTGCGCATGTCCTTCAACCGGGAGACCCTCGACGCGATCCAGGCGGCGCGCGGCACGGGCGAGCCCGTCCTCGCCGAGGCCGCGTGA
- a CDS encoding acyltransferase — MSRRAVQSALFNAGVALCLSATLALAGESAASLTSAGIPANCADFAAKVSSSEGNFGSVNQAGCLGAFQFCPGTFERYYSGSAQSFLSNPQAQTVAWTQYEQNSWSQAQKNGLTSLVGQQVCSGGRCATIDQSAILMACQFGCGKNGKLANYAASGDCNARNVKDGNGVSVCSYLIRGAGYDASCFTGDQSAVCQESPSGPGDFPTSTGIAANPPTASSASIVVSPTDV; from the coding sequence ATGAGCCGCCGCGCCGTCCAGTCGGCCTTGTTCAACGCAGGCGTGGCGCTCTGCCTGTCGGCGACGCTCGCGCTCGCGGGCGAGTCGGCCGCGAGCCTGACGTCGGCCGGGATCCCCGCGAACTGCGCCGACTTCGCCGCCAAGGTGTCCAGCAGCGAGGGGAATTTCGGGTCGGTCAACCAGGCGGGCTGCCTCGGGGCCTTCCAGTTCTGCCCCGGTACGTTCGAGCGCTACTACAGCGGCAGCGCGCAAAGCTTCCTCTCAAACCCGCAGGCGCAGACGGTCGCCTGGACGCAGTACGAGCAGAACTCCTGGTCGCAGGCGCAGAAGAACGGCCTCACCTCGCTCGTCGGTCAGCAGGTCTGCTCGGGCGGCCGCTGCGCCACGATCGACCAGTCGGCGATCCTGATGGCCTGCCAGTTCGGCTGCGGCAAGAACGGCAAGCTCGCGAACTACGCCGCGAGCGGCGACTGCAACGCGCGCAATGTGAAGGACGGCAACGGCGTCAGCGTCTGCAGCTACCTCATCCGCGGCGCCGGCTACGACGCGTCGTGCTTCACCGGCGACCAATCGGCGGTGTGCCAGGAGAGCCCGAGCGGGCCGGGCGACTTCCCGACCTCGACCGGCATCGCCGCCAACCCGCCGACCGCCTCGAGCGCGTCGATCGTCGTCAGCCCGACCGACGTGTAG
- a CDS encoding thermonuclease family protein yields the protein MLLLTAVLLAAAGGGVAASQPAERDAGIYAPKIPPQSPPLRVEVVDGQRFRDIETGQAYQLYGIETCAPGQTARLGRQPWPCGTMATAWLVTATLNAWLACATLREEAGERLVRCATAGHPDLAADMLRAGVAVAKPGTDADPAIRAYALAEQEARKAYRGLWSSTFQMPWDWRASHPAPSPARSEATR from the coding sequence GTGCTGCTGCTGACAGCGGTCCTCCTCGCCGCGGCGGGAGGCGGCGTAGCCGCCTCGCAGCCGGCGGAGCGGGACGCCGGCATCTACGCGCCGAAGATCCCGCCGCAGTCTCCGCCGCTGCGCGTCGAGGTCGTCGACGGCCAGCGCTTCCGCGACATCGAGACGGGCCAGGCCTACCAGCTCTACGGCATCGAAACCTGCGCGCCGGGCCAGACGGCGCGCCTCGGCCGCCAGCCGTGGCCGTGCGGGACGATGGCGACCGCGTGGCTCGTCACCGCGACGCTCAACGCGTGGCTCGCCTGCGCGACGCTGCGCGAGGAGGCGGGCGAGCGCTTGGTCCGCTGCGCGACGGCGGGCCACCCCGACCTCGCGGCGGACATGCTGCGCGCCGGCGTCGCCGTCGCCAAGCCCGGCACCGACGCGGACCCGGCCATCCGCGCGTACGCGCTGGCGGAGCAGGAGGCGCGCAAGGCCTACCGCGGCCTCTGGTCCAGCACCTTCCAGATGCCGTGGGACTGGCGCGCCAGCCACCCGGCACCGTCCCCCGCGCGCAGCGAGGCGACGCGATGA
- a CDS encoding single-stranded DNA-binding protein, producing the protein MRTTNLFIVRGFVGQAPKAFNKSAKVNIATDRAWTDGKGERHEETDWVTVSILNEKAAAWVIANVAKGDPVYAECRIADGSYKKDGETVYTTDIIASVFNKLDLGARDDAAA; encoded by the coding sequence ATGCGAACCACAAACCTTTTCATCGTCCGCGGCTTCGTCGGCCAGGCGCCGAAAGCCTTCAACAAGTCGGCCAAGGTCAACATCGCCACCGACCGGGCGTGGACCGACGGCAAGGGCGAGCGCCACGAGGAGACGGACTGGGTCACCGTCAGCATCCTCAACGAGAAGGCCGCCGCCTGGGTCATCGCCAACGTCGCGAAGGGGGACCCCGTCTACGCGGAGTGCCGGATCGCCGACGGGTCGTACAAGAAGGACGGCGAGACCGTCTACACGACCGACATCATCGCCAGCGTCTTCAACAAGCTCGACCTCGGCGCCCGCGACGATGCCGCGGCGTGA
- a CDS encoding succinoglycan biosynthesis protein exoi, whose product MAPAAASAAVLAAVLFAAPAAAQGASPWFPIPDDAVYLTGDSWSSSGVTYRLYGVQACLRGTDFTNAHGLKRDCGEASLAMLAALARDLRPQCYDAAESRQLRTVFVFCLASPTKGAAAGWRIDLGTALISTGFAFAALKPDGQPVHTPYFVAQLVAQRAKAGFWAFADVPDPNAIILRALRRNQAGAEPAAPPDAAKKP is encoded by the coding sequence GTGGCGCCCGCTGCGGCCTCGGCGGCAGTCCTCGCGGCGGTCCTCTTCGCCGCGCCGGCGGCCGCGCAGGGGGCGTCGCCCTGGTTTCCGATTCCGGACGACGCCGTCTACCTGACCGGCGACAGCTGGTCGTCGTCAGGCGTCACCTACCGCCTCTACGGCGTGCAGGCCTGCCTCAGGGGCACCGACTTCACCAACGCCCACGGCCTCAAGCGCGACTGCGGCGAGGCCTCCCTCGCCATGCTCGCGGCGCTCGCCCGCGACCTGCGCCCGCAGTGCTACGACGCGGCCGAGTCGCGCCAGCTCCGGACCGTCTTCGTGTTCTGCCTCGCGAGCCCGACCAAGGGCGCGGCCGCAGGCTGGCGCATCGACCTCGGCACGGCGCTGATCTCGACGGGCTTCGCCTTCGCCGCGCTGAAGCCCGACGGCCAGCCGGTCCACACGCCCTACTTCGTCGCGCAGCTCGTCGCCCAGCGCGCCAAGGCCGGCTTCTGGGCCTTCGCCGACGTGCCCGACCCGAACGCGATCATCCTGCGCGCGCTGCGCCGGAACCAAGCGGGCGCCGAGCCAGCAGCCCCGCCGGATGCGGCGAAAAAGCCCTGA
- a CDS encoding lytic transglycosylase domain-containing protein, which translates to MRKGVAAIGLGVLAACGAARAQDLPKQPRLAAVDASGRILPLDAFALGTRATAAGPCPAAKAMAPEDAKALVARIAAEEGFYPDLVQAVAKSESHYDSAALSDKGAFGLMQLLPQTADRFKVELCDPAGNVRGGVRFLRSLLDKYNNPFFVLAAYNAGEDAVAKSRGVPPYPETVRFVAQVVNDVYGWPGPGAPERGAAGTLATAQPDVVEVRPKDELPRPASSKPPGKGEWSDGFVMHVD; encoded by the coding sequence ATGCGGAAGGGGGTGGCTGCAATCGGGTTGGGCGTTCTCGCCGCTTGCGGCGCTGCCCGCGCGCAGGACCTCCCGAAGCAGCCCCGCCTCGCGGCTGTCGACGCCTCCGGCCGAATCCTGCCGCTCGACGCCTTCGCGCTCGGAACCAGGGCGACCGCCGCAGGGCCGTGCCCGGCCGCGAAGGCCATGGCCCCCGAGGACGCCAAGGCGCTCGTGGCGCGCATAGCGGCGGAGGAGGGGTTCTACCCCGACCTCGTCCAGGCGGTGGCGAAGAGCGAGAGCCACTACGACTCCGCCGCGCTGTCCGACAAGGGCGCCTTCGGGCTGATGCAGCTGCTTCCGCAGACCGCCGACCGCTTCAAGGTCGAGCTGTGCGATCCGGCCGGCAACGTCCGCGGCGGCGTCCGATTCCTGCGCAGCCTGCTCGACAAGTACAACAACCCGTTCTTCGTCCTCGCCGCCTACAACGCCGGCGAGGACGCGGTCGCGAAAAGCCGCGGCGTGCCGCCCTACCCGGAGACCGTCCGCTTCGTCGCCCAGGTCGTCAACGACGTCTACGGCTGGCCCGGCCCGGGCGCGCCTGAGCGCGGCGCCGCCGGCACGCTCGCGACCGCGCAGCCCGACGTGGTCGAGGTCAGGCCCAAGGACGAGCTTCCGCGCCCGGCCTCAAGCAAACCGCCAGGAAAAGGGGAGTGGAGCGATGGCTTCGTCATGCACGTCGACTGA
- a CDS encoding TrbC/VirB2 family protein, whose translation MKRLLSRGPAALALLAMSAVDAAAQSGGTLQPVQSTLTQLVQALTGPIATALATLAVIACGLFAWSGRLTWGIAGSVIFGIVLVFGSAQIVQFFQSAVGQ comes from the coding sequence ATGAAGCGACTGCTTTCGCGCGGGCCGGCAGCGCTCGCACTGCTGGCGATGAGCGCCGTCGACGCCGCGGCGCAGTCCGGCGGGACGCTCCAGCCCGTGCAGTCGACGCTGACGCAGCTCGTGCAGGCGCTGACCGGCCCGATCGCCACCGCGCTCGCGACGCTGGCCGTGATCGCCTGCGGCCTGTTCGCGTGGTCGGGCCGGCTGACCTGGGGCATCGCCGGCAGCGTCATCTTCGGCATCGTGCTGGTGTTCGGGTCGGCGCAGATCGTCCAGTTCTTCCAGTCGGCGGTCGGCCAATGA
- a CDS encoding type IV secretion system protein VirB3 translates to MTESELDDPLITPLVKALTRAPTLMGVPYMYFMFNGVVSSVCFLVTHNLLMLLVAIPLHLFGYVMTLRDDRIFEILFVRSTKCPPRTRAFWGADSYSP, encoded by the coding sequence ATGACCGAGAGCGAGCTCGACGACCCCCTCATCACGCCGCTGGTCAAGGCGCTGACCCGCGCGCCGACGCTGATGGGCGTGCCCTACATGTACTTCATGTTCAACGGCGTGGTGTCGAGCGTCTGCTTCCTCGTCACGCACAACCTGCTGATGCTGCTGGTCGCCATCCCGCTGCACCTGTTCGGCTACGTCATGACGCTGAGGGACGACAGGATCTTCGAGATCCTGTTCGTGCGCTCGACGAAGTGCCCGCCGCGCACGCGCGCCTTCTGGGGCGCCGACAGCTACTCACCGTGA
- a CDS encoding VirB4 family type IV secretion system protein — protein sequence MVARALLDELTYGAVSRRERPVASHIPYTRHVDDNIVKTRDGLVLTVLKLDGYSFETSDMSEVNARLLGRNDIVRTLANSRFALASHIVRREVQPRIASTFDNALCREIDERYDAALSKRRMFVNDIYLTIVRRPLQGQAGTFDALMTKALGRRDAAGESVAMQTALNELRDAATALRENLAAYGARQLGVVRRDGVWFSEPLEFLVQIVDGGLPRPMHLPRMNLADALSLKRIFFGRNAIEVRGAGPEDTRFAAMISIREYPAQSGPGSFDNLLRVPHEFIATQTFAIVDRPVAAKQIDRVSRQVDMSDEAGSIVAEHLDEARDELLASEAIYGEHHMTVMCLGRDLAEVGAAVTAAGAALTDRSVIWVREDLNCEPAFWAQLPGNFAYIARKAVISSKNFAGFASLHNYPSGKPDGNHWGPAISVFETTSQTAYYYNHHVRDIGNFTVVGPTGSGKTVFLSFIAAQTQRIEPRPKVVFVDKDRGAEIFIRALGGQYEALVPGEPTGFNPLSLPDSAANREFLYQLFAFMLRPAKGGDLSASEEQVIRNAIAAALAAGPEGRTLKAFSTLLRGRIRAGEGDLLARLESWMRPDQRGWLFNNDEDQFAISSIFGFDMTRVLDDPVIRAAALMYIFHRTDELLTGDPVMIFLDEGWRLLDDEVFAFFIRDKLKTIRKQNGIIGFGTQSAADIVRSRASNTLIEQTSTNIFFPNPKADDESYRQAFRLSGREVDWIRSTVPESRSFLIKHGRDSVVARLNLSSMPDLIKVLSGRTETVAELDALRARVGDDPAAWLPIFLGRDQS from the coding sequence ATGGTCGCGCGGGCGCTCCTCGACGAACTGACCTACGGCGCCGTGTCGCGGCGGGAGCGGCCGGTCGCGTCGCACATCCCCTACACGCGCCACGTCGACGACAACATCGTCAAGACGCGCGACGGCCTCGTCCTCACCGTGCTCAAGCTCGACGGCTACTCGTTCGAGACCTCCGACATGAGCGAGGTCAACGCACGGCTCCTCGGCCGCAACGACATCGTCCGCACGCTCGCCAACTCGCGCTTCGCGCTCGCGTCCCACATCGTGCGCCGCGAGGTGCAGCCGCGCATCGCCTCGACCTTCGACAACGCGCTCTGCCGCGAGATCGACGAGCGCTACGACGCCGCGCTGTCGAAGCGGCGGATGTTCGTCAACGACATCTACCTCACCATCGTGCGCCGCCCGCTGCAGGGGCAGGCGGGCACGTTCGACGCGCTGATGACGAAAGCGCTGGGCCGCAGGGACGCGGCGGGCGAGTCGGTCGCCATGCAGACCGCGCTCAACGAGCTCAGGGACGCGGCGACCGCGCTCCGCGAGAACCTCGCCGCCTACGGCGCGCGCCAGCTCGGCGTGGTGCGGCGCGACGGCGTTTGGTTCTCCGAGCCGCTCGAGTTCCTCGTCCAGATCGTCGACGGCGGGCTGCCTCGCCCGATGCACCTGCCGCGCATGAACCTCGCCGACGCCCTTTCGCTGAAGCGCATCTTCTTCGGCCGCAACGCCATCGAGGTCCGCGGCGCGGGGCCAGAGGACACGCGCTTCGCGGCGATGATCTCGATCCGCGAGTACCCGGCGCAGAGCGGCCCCGGCTCGTTCGACAACCTTCTGCGCGTCCCGCACGAGTTCATCGCGACGCAGACCTTCGCCATCGTCGACCGGCCGGTCGCCGCAAAGCAGATCGACCGCGTGTCGCGGCAGGTCGACATGTCCGACGAGGCGGGCTCGATCGTCGCCGAGCACCTCGACGAGGCGCGGGACGAGCTGCTCGCCTCGGAGGCGATCTACGGCGAGCACCACATGACCGTGATGTGCCTCGGCCGCGACCTCGCGGAAGTCGGGGCCGCCGTGACCGCGGCGGGCGCCGCGCTGACGGACCGCTCGGTGATTTGGGTGCGTGAGGACCTGAACTGCGAGCCGGCGTTCTGGGCGCAGCTGCCCGGCAACTTCGCCTACATCGCGCGCAAGGCCGTGATCTCGTCGAAGAACTTCGCCGGCTTCGCGTCGCTGCACAACTACCCGAGCGGGAAGCCGGACGGAAACCACTGGGGGCCGGCGATCTCGGTGTTCGAGACCACATCGCAGACGGCCTACTACTACAACCACCACGTCCGCGACATCGGCAACTTCACCGTCGTCGGCCCGACGGGCTCCGGCAAGACGGTGTTCCTCTCCTTCATCGCGGCGCAGACGCAGCGGATCGAGCCCCGCCCGAAGGTCGTCTTCGTCGACAAGGACCGCGGCGCCGAGATCTTCATCCGGGCGCTCGGCGGCCAGTACGAGGCGCTCGTCCCCGGCGAGCCGACGGGCTTCAACCCGCTGTCGCTGCCCGACTCGGCGGCGAACCGCGAGTTCCTCTACCAGCTCTTCGCCTTCATGCTGAGGCCGGCCAAGGGCGGCGACCTCTCCGCGTCCGAGGAGCAGGTCATCCGCAACGCGATCGCCGCCGCGCTCGCGGCGGGGCCGGAAGGGCGGACGCTCAAGGCGTTCTCGACCCTGCTGCGCGGCCGCATCAGGGCGGGCGAGGGCGACCTGCTGGCGCGGCTGGAGAGCTGGATGCGGCCGGACCAGCGCGGCTGGCTGTTCAACAACGACGAGGACCAGTTCGCGATCTCGAGCATCTTCGGCTTCGACATGACGCGCGTGCTCGACGACCCGGTCATCCGCGCCGCGGCGCTGATGTACATCTTCCACCGCACCGACGAGCTTCTGACCGGCGACCCCGTCATGATCTTCCTCGACGAGGGCTGGCGGCTGCTCGACGACGAGGTGTTCGCCTTCTTCATCCGCGACAAGCTGAAGACCATCCGCAAGCAGAACGGGATCATCGGCTTCGGCACGCAGTCGGCGGCCGACATCGTGCGCTCGCGCGCCTCCAACACGCTGATCGAGCAGACCAGCACGAACATCTTCTTCCCCAACCCGAAGGCCGACGACGAGAGCTACAGGCAGGCCTTCCGCCTCTCCGGCCGCGAGGTGGACTGGATCCGCAGCACCGTCCCCGAGAGCCGCTCGTTCCTGATCAAGCACGGCCGCGACAGCGTCGTCGCGCGCCTCAACCTGTCGAGCATGCCGGACCTGATCAAGGTCCTGTCGGGCAGGACGGAGACCGTCGCCGAGCTCGACGCGCTCCGCGCCCGCGTCGGCGACGACCCGGCGGCCTGGCTGCCGATCTTCCTCGGGAGGGACCAGTCGTGA